The sequence gtacaactcaacgacattaattacattttccatgctgtgcaaccattctcacctcccttttctgagttgttcttcgcacgttaacataaactcactgcccccaaggttcctatctaatctttaaatttgctgttgtcagttcgatcccatatagacagatcttaagagagcacaatgctcaaggcagacatttactagttaagctaaactattgtctagcttttgtttttttttaaattgtgctttaggtgaaagtttatagagcaatagtttctcataaaacagttaatacacaaattgttttgtgacattggttgccaaccccatgacgtgtcaacgctttcccctctccacccagggtttcctgtttgtaTTCAACCAGTTTTCcggtctcttcctgccttctgtccttgcttttgggcaggtgtacCCATTAGTCTCGTATAAATGATTGACCTatgaagcacattcttcatgtgttATTGTCGGCCCTACAGatgtgtctaatctttggccgaagggtgaacctcagccaAAGTgaatgacttcaatactgagttaaaatggtgccCAGGGGCTGTACTCTTGGgctttctccaatctctgtcagaccaccaagcctggtcttttgtgtgtgtgaatttgatttttgttctagatttttcttctgtccaggaccctctattgtgatccctgtcaaggcagttgGTGGTAGTAACTGGGTAAGATGTAGTTGTTCTGGGTAgtatttggctttaagaagacttagggatgtttttggtttaagacttAGGGATTATCTCCGGGCAATAGTTCTgaggattcatccagcctccatggctccagaaagtctggattccatgagaatgtgaaattctgttctgtattctcCTCCCCCTCCATCAGAATTCTTCCACAGAATCTTCAATCACAACGCTCAGTAACCATGATGATGAGAAAACACAGGCATGTTCCCTGCCTCATGGAGCTCACAGCCTGGAGGGGAGACACATATAATCAGAATCACACAGATGACAGTGTGTGATTACAGACTGAGCCAGGGAAATACCAGGAAACCACAAGCTAGTGGTTCTCAAGGTGTGGCTACACCAGGAGCAGCAGCATTTGGAAGGCAAATTATTGGACTCCCACCCCCAGACCAACTGAAGCAAAAACGTaagggtggggcccagcaatctgtgtgtCAACAAACCCTCCGGGTAATTCTGAACCACAGGCATAAACCAAAAGAACCTGACCCACACAGAGAGATTGATGGAGATTTTGCTAAGGAAGTGATGCCGAACTGAGAGCTGAAGAACGAGGCGGGGGCACATAGACAAGAGAACAGTATGTGCAAATGCCCTGTGGCAGGGGAAGCCGGGTATGTTTAAGGAACTAACAGGAGGTGAACTTCTGAGAGACTTGAAGATGTGGAGAGGAGCTTGCCCTGATTCCTCAGAGTAATAGGAGGTTATCTGGGGGGGTTAAATGAAAGGATTGGGGTGACTTCATCAGAAGTGCATTTCAAAAACTTATTTGAATAGCCCAGATTCAGGACAGGACTAGGGAGGTGGCAATAATAGGATTGGAAAAAAGGAAGTGGGTCCTAGGAAACCCTTAGAAGCCAAGTTAACAGGAGTGAGGGATTCCTTGGATGTAGGGGGAGGGGGAGTGACAGCTGCTCTGTAGCGTCTGGCCTAAGCCAATGGCAGCAGGAGCAGGTTGGGAGGAAAGGGGAGGTGCCTCTAGGACACCCAAGCAGCCACAATGGTTGGCACTGTGGGCCTGGAGCTCAGGagggtggcaggctggagacccCAATTCAGTTGCATTCACAGAGTGAATCCTCTCGGTCCCATTGTTTAGTGAGCTCTGCAAAAGTGATTTAAGCCAAAAGCCACCCCAAGACTGCGTCATGTGTAACGTTAGCATTGGTAAACACCTTAGTCTCCTGTGGTTTCTTCTCCTGTGGTCACTGTGCTAAGAATCAGCATCGTATTTGACAACACAGATCCAATGAGACACTTTCACGTCTGCCCAACTTATAAGCTCTTTCCATGTGACCCTCACACACCACCtcactcccacttttttttttttttttacctcagagTAGTTTGTTTACCATTGCCCAGACTACAGGGATTCCCTCTAAGAGTTCTCAGAATAATGGTGGCCTCTAATAACATCTGTTAATTCCTTAACAAATTTAACatgcatattatttatttatttatttgtttgtttattatcagACCCTGCTGATTTGGAAACACCTAGTGAAATCAGCCAGACACTGAAGGACAActattatatgattccacttatatgaaacataTCAGTGTTTCATATTCAGAATAATAAAATCAGCAAATGCGTagtgacagaaaatagattaatgcgtaccaggggctggggagccatggtggcacagtggttaagagttcagctactaaccaaaaggccagcagttcgaatctaccagctgctcctcggaagccttatggggctgttctactcggtcctatagctTCGCTATGAGTCTGCAactcgactggacagcaactgaggGAGGGAGCATAGGGAGTGagtgcttaatgggtacagaattCCTGTTTGTGGAGATgagaaagttttggaaataaatgccTGCTCTTTATCTTCCCGCTCTCCTTTCCAGGAGTGTCATCTCCTCCCTGGGCCCCTGTGAGAGGGGCGAGATTTCTTCTAATCACTTAGCCCTTGTCCTTGTTTAGCAGGGAGAACTCTGAGGCCCGGCAGGAGTCCTGCCACTTCTTTGGTTCTAAATGAAGACTTTGGAGCAGGGAGTGCCAGGCACCATAGGAAATGCCTCTGGATAATAGAGCCAGACGGGAAAGGCGGAAGCCATGTCCAGACAGTGCAAAGATAGGATGATGGGTGCAATTACAAAAGTAAAAATTACTTCATTAAAGCAAATCAAaaagaggattttttaaaaaacgccTTGGGTAACTAGTATTGTAGTGAGAGGAGcctaggtggtgtaaatggtttgcaatcggctgctaacctaaaggttcaaacccacccatggctccacagaagaaaggcctggcaagctgcttccgtaaagattacagccaggaaaatcctatggagcagttctactccgtaacatctggggttgccacgagtcaagggccaactggaaggcagctaacaacgtgGTGAGAAATGGCAAACTAAGAGGACCGCTCTGACTCCCTACCCCATCTCCCCTTTCACATACAGTTTGCTTCCTTCAAACCCCAGCTGTGTTCCAATGACTTTTGCACCTTCGCTgctccccaaaacaaaaaaacccactgtcgtctcCATCCAGCCTAAATCCACAGCTCTGCAGTGATGCTGGACGGGGCTCttgaaaaaactaaaaccaaatccacagctgacaagtcaattccaactcacagtgaccttataggacagagtagaacttccccatagggttttcaaggctgtaatctttactgaagcagactgctacatctttctcccacataggggctggtgggttcatatcACTGGCCTTTCATTTAgaagccaagaacttaaccactgcaccatcagggctctgggGACAGGGCTCATAGACGGTACAATTAGAAGGAACtttggaagaaactgaggcacagaaatgaCAGTGACAGGCTCCAGTCACCTGGGAACAGACCTCAGGCGTAGACTTCTTGGATCTGTGGAGTAGAGGGTGCTGTAAAACTCAGTGTTCAATCACTTCCAATGCACTCACCTTTCTAGCTTGCCAGAGCTGCAAGTTTCCAGTATTAGGAGCACCTAGAacaccattttgttgttgttgtttcccccatgcgtctgtcagtttgttgtactgtgggggcttgcatgttgctgtgatgctggaagctatgccaccagtattcaaatactagcagggtcacccacggcggacaagtttcagctgaccttctggactaagactaggaagaaggcccggtgggctacttctgaaaagcattagccagcgaaaaccttatgaataacagcagaatgttgtctgatatggtgccagaagatgagccccccagtttggaaggcactcaaaagatgaccgggtaagagctgcctcctcagagtagagttgacttttatgacgtggatggagtcaaaattTCAGGACCTtgatctgctgatgtggcacgactcaaaatgagaagaaaaagctgcgaacatccattaataatcagaacctggtatgtacaaagtatgaatctagaagaattggaaatcataaaaaatgaaatggaacgcataaacatcgatatcctaggcattagtgagccgaaacggactggtgttggccattttgaatcagacaatcatacggtctactgtgctggaaatgacaacctgaaaaggaatggcgttgtgttcatcgtcaaaaaggatattccaagatctatcctgaagtacaatgctgtcagtgataggaaaatagccatacacctacaaggaagacaaattaacactattactcaaatttacacaccaaccactaaggccaaaaaacaagtccaagagagccaaagtcaaccttgagtatatcccacctgaatttagatatcacctcaggaatagatttgatgcgttgaacactaatgaccaaagaccagacaagttgcagAATgagtcaaggacatcatacatgaagaaagcaagagattattaaagaaaagacctaaatggatgtcagaagagactctgaaagttgctcttgaaagttgagtagctaaagcaaaaggaagaaatgatgaagtaaaagagctgaatagatttcaaagggtagcttgagaagacaaagtattacaatacatgtgcaaagacctagagatagaaaaccaaaagggaagaacacactcagcatttctcaagctgaaagaactgaagaaaaaagcttccagttgcaatactgaaggactctacagggaaaatattaaacgacgcaggaagcatcaaaggaatacacagatagaaggaatacagagaatcactgtaccaaaaagatttggttgacgttcaactatttcaggaggtagcatatgatcaggaaccgatggtgtgaaggaagaatgggaattccagcacacttatctgtgctcgtgaggaacctataTGTAGATCAaggagcagtcattcaaacagaaggggatactatgtggtttaaagtcaagaaagttgtgtgtcagggttgtatcctttcaccatacttattcatctacacgataagcaaataatctgagaagctgtactatataaagaatgaggcatcaggattggagaaagactcattaacaatctgcaatatgcagatgacataaccttccttgctgaaagtgaagaggacttgaaggacttactgatgaagatgaaagatcccagccttcagtatggattacacctcaacataaagaaaacaaaaatcctcacaactggaccaatgggcaacatcataataaaggagaaaagattgaagttgtcaaggatttcattttacttggatccacaatcaacagccatggaagcagcagtcaagaaatcaaatgacgcattgcattgggcaaatctgccgcaaaggacctcttcaaagtgttgaaaagcagggacatcaccttgaagaccaaggtgcgcctgaccgaagccacggtgttttcaatcacctaatatagATGTGAAAGTTGaaggatgaataaagaagactgaagaagagcagaaggctttgaactgtggtgttggtgaatattgaatataccacggactgtcaaaagaacaaacaaatctgtctggaaagtacaaccagaatgctccttagaagcaaggatggctagactatgtctcacatattttggacacctTATCagaagggttcagtccctggagaagaacatcatgcttggtaaagtagagggtcagcgaaaaagaggaagaccctccatgagagggactgacacagtggctgcaacaatgggctcaagcagggCAACGACTggaaggatggcagaggaccgagcagtgtttcgttctgttgtacacagggtcattaggagttgaaaccaactcaacggcacctaaaaataaTAGAACACCATtttaattgaggtgaaattcacataaaattaaccatcttaaagcgaacaattcagtggcatttaataTCCTGtgttgtgcagccaccacctctgtctagttccaaaacatttccatcatccccaGAGGAGACCCCATCCCTACAAAGTGGTAAAACTCCCATTCCCTCCCTGTAACACCCCGGCCCCTGGCAACCACGGAGCCACTTtgtttctatggatttacctattccggatatttcatataaatgggatcatacagtatgtggccttttgcataacgttttcgaggttcatccatatGGCAGCAGTTATTAGGACTCCATtcgtttttatggctgaatattccattgcatggacgGATACGCCGCATTGTGTTTATTCAGTTATCCACTGATGAACTTGGGTTATTTCTATCTTtggctcttgtaaacagtgctgctatgaactctggtgtacaagtatctgctggaatacctgttttcaattcttctgggtatatacctaagcgtggaattgttgggtcatctGGTacttctatatttaactttttgaggcagGACACTGTATCTTAAGCTTTAGTGTGCATAAAAGTCACTGGGAGACACAGATTTTGGGCTGTCATTCTCTGAGAttgactcagtaggtctgggtgTGGACTAAGAGCTCCAGAAGGTACTGATGCTGGGAGTCCATGAGCCGTGCTTGCATGACTGCTTAGAAACTTGCAGGCCCTCACCCATTGTGTGAGTTATGGTGGAGGCTGGATTGCTGTAACAGAGACCTCAGAACACAACAGTTCAGGGTGGGTAGGTGAGCTGTGCTCCCATCAGGGTGCCTCCCACACCCTCGCCATCCTCCAGGAGTCACCATTTCCAGCCAAGGGATGGGCAACTCTGCTCACATTTCTCTGACGAGAACATAACCATAGGGCCCCGGCcagctgcaaaggaggctgggaaatgtagcctTGCCCTGTGGCCACATGCCCAGCTGCTACACTGTGACGATGGGGGAAGGGGATGGCGGGTTCCGGGTGGCCCAAGATGTCTCCAGCACACGATCCAGGGGTCTGacccaggtggatttgaacttcggCCACTCAAGGGAGTCTGCCACAGCCAAAGAGGGGCCCCAGTTAGTGGCCAGTAGAACAGGGTAGTAAAATaacaggggagagggagagaggacgTGACAGGGGAGATACGTGCTGGGCCGCAGAGGGGAGGCTCAAAGAGCTCTTTAAGAGGCAAAGCCCCAGGACTCAGTGTCCGAGGGTGCGGGAGGTAATGGGGCCTGTGCGTGGGGGGCAGGGGCTAGAAGGTCACCAGCACCACTTGCTGATTTGTTTGCACCCTGCTGTCCCTGCTTCACGGAGGACACAGAAAGCAAAGGAATGAAGGCTGGGGGTCTGAGACCAGCTCTGGATTCCGGTGAGTCCAGGCCCCAGGCTACCAGTCCCCACCGCCATCACCCAGCCCCAGTCCAGTGTGTGAAAGGTCCCTTGATGGGATGAGGTGGATGGTACAATGGGCTGAGCCTCTGGCATCTGCATTGCAAGCTGGGTGCTTTCAGCCCGGCCTCTGATAGCAACAGTGGGTGGCAGGCTTGCTGCGGAGCTGCTGGCAGGGCCTGGCCAGGCTCATCACCACCAGCGGAGGAGATATTCATAGCTGAGGAAGGTGATGGCGTTTACAGGGAAGGCGCGGGCGCTGTTGATGGTGATTCCCCGGAAGAAGACTCCCGGTCCTTCCTGCCGGACGCTGCTCACCATGCAGTCCAGCACCCCGTGGTACACCTTCCCCTTCAGCCCATCCATCTGCATACGGCACTTGATCACGTCCAAGGGCGTGGCTGTGACCCAGGAGGTGATGCCGGCGCAGCCCCCTGCCACCAGTACAGTGGCTGAACCTGGGCAAAAGAAGCCAGGGCAGGGGGCCAGAGTGGGATGCTGGAACACAGCGTCTTCCCCAGGCGTCTAATCCTGCCCCAGCACCCCTGCCTGGGCCCAGCTCCCTGCCCCCAACTGCTCACTCCATCCTCTGGGGCCACTTGACTTACTGGGATTCTGGCCCTTTGGGGTGTACTGGCGGCACAGCCATTCGTAGGTGACAAAGTAGATGCCCAGCGTGGGGGTGTCCCTCAGCATCAGGGTACCAGACCCTCGGAGCAGCCCCTGGGGCCCTTCCTTCTGGAGGATGGAGGACACGCAGTGCAGGGGCCCCCGGTAGCGCGGCTGCAGGCTCCCCAGCTGGACCTTCGGCTCTGTCTGGTTTTGCAGACGGACTTTGACCAGGTCAAAAGGAGCCAGGCAGTAGGACTGTAGGGAAGGAACAGGAAGGCCCTGGTCATGGTCTGCTTACATTAGTAAGAGGGGTAGCGTCTCCCTGCTGGAGCCACCCCAGCCCCCATGGCTGTACTCAGGCTCTCGCTCACATGGCTGGGCCTCACCCTGGGGATGGGTCAGGGGGCCCTGATGCAGTGTGGACCACCCACCTCCCTTAGCATCGGGCGCCCTGACAGAAAGCTTCACTACCCCCCACCATGCAACAGCACTGTGCACACCCGGCACACAGCTGGCACGCAGTAGGCACACAGGATTATTTTCTCAGGAGCAGGGGCAGGTTTCTAGTATCCGCAACGCCAGGGGCAAGCGTGCATTGCATTTACAGTGAGCAGGTCAGAATAAAGGATGTGGCCTGGGACCGTGAGTCACAGTACAGGACTGACCCTGCCCAGGGTGAAGGAGGCACCTGGTCAGCACGGTTCTAATGACAGCCCTTTGCAGGCCACctctgaggcccagaggggcAAGCCCACCACCTCCAAAGTGTCCCAGCACAGAGACTTCCAAGCATGGGAAGCCGGGTGACAGGTGGAATTGCGTGGGTTCCAGGACTCCTATCCATCGGCTGAAGCAGATGGACACAGATGTGGGACAGTACTGGGACTGGCCCCAGGTGAGGGTTGGTGCTGGGGGGCTGTGGATGGAGGTTGGGGGCAGTCAGGGGTTTGGGTCAAGGAGGCAACTAGGTCAAGATAAGATGCCAAGGTTTAGAGAGGATAGAGGCCCACACCGAGGGGAGCATAATCACTTGGGGGCTatgtgtcttgttttgttttgcaccaCGCCTCCCTCTCAAGAAGGGGCAAAAGAGAAGCCAGGCTTTGGTGGTTTCAttaatcattcatttatttgaatGAACAGCCTGACTTTGTCCTTTGTCCCTGCACTTGGCTTCATCAAGTGTGTTAGGAGCATTAGGTCCAAGTAGACAATCACCAAGGGGCCTGAGGAGAGTGGGACAGAGCCAGGCCTGCGCCCTTCTGCCGGCTCAGCCTCCCCACTCAGCTCAAGGTCCCTCCAGTACCTGAAGGCCCCTCTTCCCTCCACCACCTTCTCAAAACCACGCACTAAAGTGCCAAGaacaaagaccaaaaataaaTGACTGAAGTCACTTAATGATTAATACCCAGGACATAGGTGGTGCCAGGGCCAGGTGAGGGCTCACAGGTCGTGGCCACCCAGACACAGGGGTTGGCCCCGAGCTCTGCTGGGGATAAAGGTCTATGGCTGAGGCTATCAATTCCCAAGAGTCAAAGGTCACCTGGGGGAGAAGTCTCCCCACAACTGTGGGGCAGACAGGCCCCCGTGGAGGTGGGCCCTGGCTAATGTCATTTATACCTGCCCCCACCTGAGTTCGGCCCGCTCTTTTCTCCACACCTCTGCCCTGAGGCTGGCAACCTGGAAGGCCATGGCCCAGCCAGGCCAGGTCCAGGGGAACAGCTGGGAGCCAGCCATTTCTGTATGGCTCCTCACTACCCCCGCTGGGCAGCCTGCCTTCTGCAGCTGTGGGG comes from Elephas maximus indicus isolate mEleMax1 chromosome 7, mEleMax1 primary haplotype, whole genome shotgun sequence and encodes:
- the SLC25A45 gene encoding solute carrier family 25 member 45 isoform X2, with translation MQIYQHESILGFFKGMSFPIASIAIVNSVLFGVYSNVLLALTSTTHQERRSQPPSYTDIFIAGCIGGFVQSYCLAPFDLVKVRLQNQTEPKVQLGSLQPRYRGPLHCVSSILQKEGPQGLLRGSGTLMLRDTPTLGIYFVTYEWLCRQYTPKGQNPSSATVLVAGGCAGITSWVTATPLDVIKCRMQMDGLKGKVYHGVLDCMVSSVRQEGPGVFFRGITINSARAFPVNAITFLSYEYLLRWW
- the SLC25A45 gene encoding solute carrier family 25 member 45 isoform X1, which encodes MPAEEFVAGWISGALGLILGHPFDTIKVRLQSQSKYRGIFDCAMQIYQHESILGFFKGMSFPIASIAIVNSVLFGVYSNVLLALTSTTHQERRSQPPSYTDIFIAGCIGGFVQSYCLAPFDLVKVRLQNQTEPKVQLGSLQPRYRGPLHCVSSILQKEGPQGLLRGSGTLMLRDTPTLGIYFVTYEWLCRQYTPKGQNPSSATVLVAGGCAGITSWVTATPLDVIKCRMQMDGLKGKVYHGVLDCMVSSVRQEGPGVFFRGITINSARAFPVNAITFLSYEYLLRWW